A stretch of Meiothermus sp. QL-1 DNA encodes these proteins:
- a CDS encoding ABC transporter ATP-binding protein: MELFRGLDLTLHRGQVRTVLGPSGSGKTTLLHLLAGLLALQEGEVRWEGVSIRGQGEERLARRRLGTVGLVFQHAYLQPELTALENVLVPGYLAGRVDRAWGMALLARVGLEERAHLRPKALSGGERQRVALARALYNRPRLLLADEPTGSLDRRNAERVMELMLSLSRELDTALVVATHDEHLVAGLPELRLG; the protein is encoded by the coding sequence GTGGAGCTCTTCCGTGGGCTGGACCTTACCCTGCACAGAGGCCAGGTGCGGACCGTGCTGGGCCCATCGGGCAGCGGCAAGACCACCCTGCTGCACCTTCTGGCGGGCCTTCTAGCCTTGCAGGAGGGGGAGGTGCGCTGGGAGGGAGTGAGCATCCGGGGCCAGGGCGAGGAGCGGCTGGCCCGAAGGCGGCTCGGGACCGTAGGGCTGGTTTTTCAGCACGCCTACCTGCAGCCCGAACTCACCGCCCTGGAAAACGTGCTGGTCCCAGGGTACCTGGCCGGCCGGGTGGACCGGGCCTGGGGGATGGCGCTGCTGGCCCGGGTGGGGCTGGAAGAGCGGGCCCACCTCCGGCCCAAGGCCCTCTCCGGAGGGGAGCGCCAGCGGGTGGCGCTGGCTCGAGCCCTCTACAACCGCCCTCGCCTCCTCCTGGCCGATGAGCCCACCGGCAGCCTGGACCGGCGCAACGCCGAGCGGGTCATGGAGCTGATGCTCTCCCTTAGCCGCGAGCTGGATACCGCCCTCGTGGTCGCCACCCACGACGAGCACCTGGTGGCCGGCCTGCCCGAGCTCCGCCTGGGCTGA
- the ilvB gene encoding biosynthetic-type acetolactate synthase large subunit: MNGARAILKALEMQGVELIFGHPGGTIMPTYDALYDSSIRHVLVRHEQGGIHAATGYARASGRVGVVMATSGPGALNLVTGLQDALMDSTPVVAITGNVPQHLIGTDAFQEADVVGITQPVTKHNMQVRNVNDIPRAIAEAFYIASTGRPGPVLLDFPKDVQLAEFTGSFDVVVDLPGYKPTYKGHPRQIERALEALGKAERPVLMVGGGAQHASAEITELALKTGLPVIPTLMGLGVFPGTHPQCLGMPGMHGSVAANRAIQYADTILAIGLRFDDRVTGKISRFAPHAHTVIHVDIDPAEIGKLVKTSIPVVGDAKWVAAELVKGAKKLNLSKWWAQLEEWKTKYPFAWKPKPYLQSQEVIQAFWEATRGRAVVTSGVGQHQMFVAQFFKFDRPRTWINSGGLGTMGVGLPFAIGAALARPDELVIDFDGDGSFQMTLQELATLKKLNLNVKIVILNNGFLGMVRQWQDLFHGRRYSEVYLADSNPDFAKLAEAYGIPGLTLTDKAQLQDAVKAVLAQPGPVLLDARVYHEEGVFPMIPSGGAAEDMIIENPREAVAGD, encoded by the coding sequence ATGAACGGAGCCAGAGCCATACTGAAAGCCTTGGAGATGCAGGGGGTGGAGCTCATCTTCGGCCATCCAGGGGGTACCATCATGCCCACCTACGATGCCCTCTACGACTCGTCCATCCGCCACGTGCTGGTGCGGCACGAGCAGGGAGGCATCCACGCCGCCACCGGCTATGCCCGGGCCTCGGGCCGGGTGGGGGTGGTCATGGCCACCTCGGGGCCGGGCGCGCTAAACCTGGTCACCGGCTTGCAGGACGCCCTGATGGACTCCACCCCGGTGGTGGCCATCACCGGCAACGTTCCCCAGCACCTCATCGGCACCGACGCTTTTCAGGAGGCCGACGTGGTGGGCATCACCCAGCCGGTGACCAAGCACAACATGCAGGTCCGCAACGTCAACGATATCCCCCGGGCCATCGCCGAGGCCTTCTACATCGCCTCCACAGGGCGGCCTGGCCCCGTGCTCCTCGACTTCCCCAAGGATGTGCAGCTCGCCGAGTTTACCGGGAGCTTCGATGTGGTGGTGGACCTGCCGGGCTACAAGCCCACCTACAAGGGCCACCCCCGCCAGATTGAACGGGCGCTGGAGGCCCTGGGCAAGGCCGAGCGTCCGGTGCTGATGGTGGGCGGCGGGGCCCAGCACGCCTCGGCCGAGATTACCGAGCTGGCCCTCAAGACCGGCCTGCCGGTGATTCCCACCCTGATGGGCCTGGGCGTCTTCCCCGGTACCCACCCCCAGTGCCTGGGGATGCCGGGCATGCACGGTTCGGTGGCGGCCAACCGGGCCATCCAGTACGCCGATACCATCCTGGCCATCGGGCTTCGTTTCGACGACCGGGTGACCGGCAAAATCTCCCGCTTTGCCCCCCATGCCCACACCGTTATCCACGTGGATATTGACCCGGCCGAGATCGGCAAGCTGGTCAAGACCTCGATCCCCGTGGTGGGGGATGCCAAGTGGGTGGCGGCCGAGCTGGTCAAGGGGGCCAAGAAGCTCAACCTAAGCAAGTGGTGGGCGCAGCTCGAGGAGTGGAAGACCAAGTACCCCTTCGCCTGGAAGCCCAAGCCCTACCTGCAAAGCCAGGAGGTAATCCAGGCCTTCTGGGAGGCCACCCGGGGCCGGGCGGTGGTGACCTCGGGGGTGGGGCAGCACCAGATGTTCGTGGCCCAGTTCTTCAAGTTCGACCGACCCCGCACCTGGATCAACTCGGGCGGGCTGGGCACCATGGGGGTGGGCCTGCCCTTCGCCATCGGAGCGGCCCTGGCCCGGCCGGACGAGCTGGTGATTGACTTCGACGGCGATGGCAGCTTCCAGATGACCCTGCAGGAGCTGGCCACCCTAAAGAAGCTCAACCTGAACGTGAAGATCGTCATCCTCAACAACGGCTTTTTGGGCATGGTGCGGCAGTGGCAGGACCTGTTCCACGGGCGGCGCTACAGCGAGGTCTATCTGGCCGACTCCAACCCCGACTTTGCCAAACTGGCCGAAGCCTACGGCATCCCCGGGCTCACCCTCACCGACAAGGCCCAGCTTCAGGACGCGGTCAAGGCGGTCCTGGCCCAGCCGGGGCCGGTCCTGCTGGACGCCCGGGTCTACCACGAGGAGGGGGTCTTCCCCATGATTCCCTCGGGTGGGGCGGCCGAGGACATGATCATCGAGAACCCCCGGGAGGCGGTGGCCGGGGATTAG
- a CDS encoding nitroreductase family protein has product MEFWEVLRRRKTTNGPFLDKPVSKEDQHRLMEAASRAPSHFNSQPWRFILIEDPARREKIAEIGGRTMRQLIAEGKFFERYRKYFRFSPEEMARRRDGILIDQLPAPLRPFTRQVMQPWATRLLRLLRVPEILGEDNRKLIAGSPLLLAALLDKSEYRPGELSGFYSLLALGMAIENIWLATVELGMGIQFISTPMEIPEAWAEIKRLLEVPDELELMALYRLGYLPPEPPRPRIDWQSHERRPIPQFVFRETCARPEEE; this is encoded by the coding sequence GTGGAGTTTTGGGAAGTCCTGCGCCGGCGTAAGACCACCAACGGCCCCTTCCTGGATAAGCCGGTCTCGAAGGAGGACCAGCACCGCCTGATGGAGGCGGCCAGCCGGGCCCCCAGCCACTTCAACTCCCAGCCCTGGCGCTTCATCCTGATCGAAGACCCCGCCCGTCGGGAGAAAATCGCCGAAATCGGGGGCCGCACCATGCGGCAGCTTATCGCCGAGGGGAAGTTTTTCGAGCGCTACCGCAAATACTTCCGCTTCAGCCCAGAGGAGATGGCCCGCCGGCGCGACGGCATCCTGATCGACCAGCTCCCAGCCCCCCTGCGCCCTTTCACCCGCCAGGTGATGCAGCCCTGGGCCACCCGCCTTCTACGCCTTTTGCGGGTGCCTGAGATTCTGGGGGAGGACAACCGCAAGCTGATTGCCGGCTCGCCCTTGCTGCTGGCAGCCCTGCTGGACAAAAGCGAGTACCGCCCAGGGGAGCTTTCGGGGTTCTACAGCCTGCTGGCCCTGGGCATGGCCATCGAGAACATCTGGCTCGCCACGGTCGAGCTGGGGATGGGCATCCAGTTCATCTCCACCCCCATGGAAATCCCTGAGGCCTGGGCCGAGATCAAGCGGCTTTTGGAGGTACCGGATGAGCTGGAGCTCATGGCCCTCTACCGGCTGGGCTACCTGCCCCCGGAGCCCCCGCGCCCCCGCATCGACTGGCAGTCCCATGAGCGCCGGCCCATCCCCCAGTTCGTATTCCGCGAAACCTGCGCCAGGCCGGAGGAGGAATGA
- a CDS encoding 2-isopropylmalate synthase, with the protein MRHIRIFDTTLRDGEQSPGVALSLQQKLEIAHGLARLNVDIIEAGFPVNGASEFECVSRIAAEVKGPVICALARTHKLDIDRAAAALEKAEKKRIHVFTSASRVHLEYMLRKTPEEILEISDQMVRYARQFTDDVEFSAQDVMRADIDFVLKLYETAIAAGATTINIPDTTGYGTPQEYGALIRRIHEEVVRGRPVHISAHCHDDLGLATANALAAVENGATQIECTINGIGERAGNTSLEEVVMALYVRRDHYQAYTQINTRELYRMSRMVERYTGMVVPPNKAIVGDNAFAHESGIHQDGVIKNKETYEIMNAELVGRQPAVLVLGKHSGRAAVKKALADLGYKLDDAQIGVIFARFREIVERKGPIETEELRALVESESVHTPQLFKLERLQFFSGYGMLPTATVSLETPKGVVTTTAIGDGPVDAVYKALAEAIGFKPELELYRVEAVTGTTEALGEVTVKLKLGEVLATGHGVSPDIIEASARAYLDAANKLAAGQAARHPRSIEEVQRSGPGK; encoded by the coding sequence ATGCGGCATATCCGGATCTTCGACACCACCCTGCGGGACGGGGAGCAAAGCCCAGGGGTAGCCCTTTCGCTCCAGCAAAAGTTGGAGATTGCCCACGGTCTGGCCCGGCTCAACGTGGACATCATCGAGGCGGGCTTCCCGGTGAACGGGGCCAGCGAGTTCGAGTGCGTATCCCGGATCGCCGCCGAGGTAAAGGGCCCGGTGATCTGCGCTCTGGCCCGCACCCACAAGCTCGACATCGATCGAGCGGCCGCTGCTTTGGAGAAGGCCGAGAAGAAGCGGATACACGTCTTCACCAGCGCTTCGCGGGTGCACCTGGAGTACATGCTCAGGAAGACCCCTGAGGAAATCCTGGAAATCTCCGACCAGATGGTGCGCTACGCCAGACAGTTTACCGATGATGTGGAGTTTAGCGCCCAGGACGTGATGCGGGCGGACATAGACTTCGTTTTGAAGCTCTACGAAACCGCAATCGCAGCCGGCGCCACCACCATCAACATCCCCGACACCACCGGCTACGGCACCCCCCAGGAGTACGGGGCCCTCATCCGGCGTATCCACGAGGAGGTGGTGCGGGGTCGGCCGGTGCATATCTCGGCCCACTGCCACGACGACCTGGGCCTGGCCACGGCCAATGCCCTGGCCGCAGTGGAGAACGGGGCCACGCAGATTGAGTGCACCATCAACGGCATCGGAGAGCGGGCCGGGAACACCAGCCTGGAGGAGGTGGTGATGGCCCTGTACGTGCGGCGCGACCACTACCAGGCCTATACCCAGATCAACACCCGCGAGCTCTACCGCATGAGCCGGATGGTGGAGCGCTACACCGGCATGGTGGTGCCGCCCAACAAGGCCATCGTGGGGGACAACGCTTTTGCCCACGAGTCGGGAATCCACCAGGACGGGGTGATCAAGAACAAGGAGACCTACGAGATCATGAACGCCGAGCTGGTGGGCCGTCAGCCGGCGGTGCTGGTCTTGGGCAAGCACTCCGGGCGGGCTGCGGTCAAGAAGGCCCTGGCCGACCTGGGCTACAAGCTGGACGACGCCCAGATTGGGGTCATCTTCGCCCGTTTCCGCGAGATCGTGGAGCGCAAGGGGCCCATCGAGACCGAGGAGCTTCGCGCGCTGGTCGAAAGCGAGTCGGTGCACACCCCCCAACTTTTCAAGCTCGAGCGCCTCCAGTTCTTCTCCGGCTACGGGATGCTGCCCACCGCCACGGTAAGCCTGGAGACCCCCAAGGGCGTGGTCACCACCACGGCCATCGGGGACGGGCCGGTGGATGCGGTATACAAAGCCCTGGCCGAGGCCATCGGTTTCAAGCCGGAGCTCGAGCTTTACCGAGTAGAAGCGGTCACCGGCACCACCGAGGCTCTGGGCGAGGTGACGGTGAAGCTCAAGCTGGGGGAGGTGCTGGCCACCGGCCATGGGGTCTCGCCCGATATCATCGAGGCCTCGGCCCGGGCCTACCTGGATGCGGCCAACAAGCTGGCGGCTGGCCAGGCCGCCCGGCACCCCCGCTCCATCGAGGAGGTGCAGCGCTCGGGGCCGGGCAAGTGA
- the ilvC gene encoding ketol-acid reductoisomerase, whose protein sequence is MKIYYDQDADIGFIKDKTVAILGFGSQGHAHALNLRDSGVRVVVGLRPGSRNEEKARRAGLEVLPVAEAVRRADVVMVLLPDETQGAVYRAEIEPNLKEGAALAFAHGFNIHFGQIKPRPDLDVWMVAPKGPGHLVRSEYEKGSGVPSLVAVHQDASGSAFPTALAYAKANGGTRAGVIATTFKDETETDLFGEQTVLCGGLTQLIAAGFETLVEAGYPPEMAYFECLHEVKLIVDLIYESGFAGMRYSISNTAEYGDYTRGPRVIDREETKARMREVLRQIQQGEFAREWMLENLVGQPTLNANRNYWKNHPIEQVGPKLRAMMPFLKSRIKEEVAQ, encoded by the coding sequence ATGAAAATTTATTACGACCAGGACGCGGATATCGGCTTCATCAAGGACAAGACGGTGGCCATCTTGGGCTTCGGTTCGCAGGGCCATGCCCACGCCCTCAACCTGCGCGACTCAGGGGTGAGGGTGGTGGTGGGCCTCCGGCCTGGCAGCCGCAACGAGGAGAAGGCGCGTAGGGCAGGGCTCGAGGTCCTGCCGGTGGCCGAGGCGGTGCGGCGGGCCGATGTGGTGATGGTGTTGCTGCCCGACGAGACCCAAGGAGCGGTCTACAGGGCTGAGATTGAGCCCAACCTGAAGGAAGGGGCAGCGCTGGCCTTTGCCCACGGCTTCAACATCCACTTCGGCCAGATCAAGCCCCGGCCCGACCTGGACGTCTGGATGGTGGCTCCTAAGGGCCCCGGCCACCTGGTGCGCTCAGAGTACGAGAAGGGCTCGGGGGTACCTTCGCTGGTAGCGGTGCACCAGGACGCCTCGGGCTCGGCCTTTCCCACCGCCCTGGCCTACGCCAAGGCCAACGGCGGCACCCGCGCAGGGGTGATTGCCACCACCTTCAAGGACGAGACCGAGACCGACCTGTTTGGCGAGCAGACCGTGCTCTGCGGTGGGCTGACCCAGCTTATCGCCGCGGGCTTCGAGACCTTGGTGGAGGCCGGTTATCCCCCCGAGATGGCCTACTTCGAGTGCCTGCATGAGGTAAAGCTGATCGTGGACCTGATCTACGAGTCGGGCTTTGCCGGGATGCGCTACAGCATCTCCAACACCGCCGAGTACGGCGACTACACCCGGGGGCCCAGGGTCATCGACCGCGAGGAAACCAAGGCCCGCATGCGCGAGGTGCTGCGCCAGATTCAGCAAGGGGAGTTTGCCCGGGAGTGGATGCTGGAGAACCTGGTGGGCCAGCCCACCCTGAATGCCAACCGCAACTACTGGAAGAACCACCCCATCGAGCAGGTGGGGCCCAAGCTCAGGGCCATGATGCCCTTCCTCAAGTCGCGCATAAAGGAAGAAGTAGCCCAGTAG
- a CDS encoding peptidylprolyl isomerase — protein sequence MLRRVLVLLWGFFGLALAQADPVVAVVGHTTIRKSHFEIQFGLFVRDFLRQRGQPYTPEALELFAPYRAEYLKRMVQDRAVILAAEQAGFAAQKEAVERAIEEVKAEFAGEEVFEQALKEAGIPDLEAYRALVYEVLTYDAYLEHLSARLRVSQPALRLLYLFSKPQFTLPQRYCAAHILLKTAQEARQVIARLNRGEKFADLAKALSQDPGSRAEGGNLGCEPRGTFVAPFELALLALKPGEVSKTPVQTEFGFHVILLVRVLMPEIQPYEEVQSLLSRRVQDLALQKLLTSLAQRTPSRLYPENL from the coding sequence ATGCTCAGACGGGTCCTGGTTTTGCTGTGGGGGTTCTTTGGGCTGGCCCTGGCCCAGGCCGACCCCGTGGTGGCGGTGGTGGGGCATACCACCATCCGCAAAAGCCATTTTGAGATACAGTTTGGCCTTTTTGTGCGGGACTTCCTGCGCCAGCGGGGCCAGCCCTATACCCCGGAGGCCCTGGAGCTGTTTGCCCCCTACCGGGCCGAGTACCTAAAGCGCATGGTGCAGGACCGGGCGGTGATCCTGGCTGCCGAGCAGGCGGGGTTTGCTGCGCAGAAGGAGGCGGTGGAGAGGGCCATAGAGGAGGTGAAGGCCGAGTTTGCAGGGGAGGAGGTCTTCGAGCAGGCCCTGAAGGAAGCGGGGATTCCCGACCTGGAGGCCTACCGCGCCTTGGTCTACGAGGTCCTGACCTACGACGCCTACCTCGAGCACCTCTCGGCCAGGCTTCGCGTAAGCCAGCCAGCCCTCAGGCTGCTGTACCTCTTTTCTAAGCCCCAGTTCACCCTGCCCCAGCGCTACTGCGCGGCCCATATCCTACTCAAAACCGCCCAGGAGGCCCGCCAGGTCATCGCCCGGCTCAACCGGGGTGAAAAATTCGCCGACCTGGCCAAGGCCCTCTCCCAGGACCCCGGCAGCCGGGCCGAGGGGGGGAACCTGGGCTGCGAGCCGCGGGGTACCTTTGTGGCGCCCTTTGAGCTGGCCCTCCTGGCCCTCAAGCCCGGCGAGGTGTCAAAAACCCCTGTGCAGACCGAGTTTGGCTTCCACGTCATCCTATTGGTGCGCGTTCTGATGCCGGAAATTCAACCCTACGAGGAGGTCCAGAGCCTGCTGAGCCGAAGGGTCCAGGACCTCGCCTTGCAGAAGCTGCTCACCAGCCTGGCCCAGCGGACCCCCAGCCGGCTTTACCCCGAGAACCTCTGA
- a CDS encoding isoprenylcysteine carboxyl methyltransferase family protein codes for MVGLWLALGFVLLQRGLELIWAQRNYRWAQARGAREYGQAHYPLFFLLHIGWLVGWLLEGLARNQPSPIWGFWLGLFLLAQVLRYWAIATLGPYWNTRILVVPGGRRIREGPYRYLRHPNYLAVSLELLALPLVFNAWATALLASLANAWLLLRVRIPAEEEALRAYEEAPSETPAGSSPADKRSRRQGP; via the coding sequence GTGGTAGGCCTCTGGCTGGCTTTGGGGTTTGTGCTGCTCCAGCGGGGGTTGGAGCTCATATGGGCCCAGAGAAACTACCGCTGGGCACAAGCCCGAGGGGCTCGGGAATACGGGCAGGCCCACTACCCGCTTTTTTTCCTGCTGCACATAGGCTGGCTGGTAGGGTGGCTCCTGGAGGGGCTGGCGCGCAACCAGCCCTCCCCCATCTGGGGGTTCTGGCTGGGCCTTTTCCTCCTGGCGCAGGTTCTTCGCTACTGGGCCATCGCCACCCTGGGGCCTTACTGGAACACCCGCATCCTGGTGGTGCCGGGGGGACGGCGCATCCGGGAGGGGCCCTACCGCTATCTGCGCCACCCCAACTACCTGGCGGTCTCGCTCGAGCTGCTCGCCCTGCCCCTTGTTTTCAACGCCTGGGCCACCGCCCTGCTGGCCAGCCTGGCCAACGCCTGGCTCCTCCTCCGGGTGCGCATACCCGCGGAGGAGGAAGCCCTGAGGGCCTACGAGGAGGCCCCTAGCGAAACACCGGCTGGTTCTTCACCAGCGGATAAGCGTAGCCGTCGGCAAGGGCCTTGA
- a CDS encoding winged helix-turn-helix domain-containing protein, translating to MRIRAKFWLESDQGEFLLGPGTLRLLGAVAEKGSLKAAARSLRLGYRTAWARLRRAEAGLGFPLLQRHSGGEGGGGSILTPEAWALLEGYQRFLEGLEEELEARFCAAFGGRPGQVRR from the coding sequence ATGCGTATACGGGCGAAGTTCTGGCTCGAGTCCGACCAGGGGGAGTTCCTCCTTGGCCCGGGCACCCTGCGCCTGCTTGGGGCAGTGGCCGAGAAGGGCAGCCTGAAGGCCGCGGCCCGGAGCCTGCGGCTCGGTTACCGCACGGCCTGGGCCCGGCTCAGGCGGGCAGAGGCAGGGCTGGGCTTTCCCCTGCTCCAGCGCCACTCGGGGGGCGAGGGGGGAGGGGGGAGCATCCTGACCCCTGAGGCCTGGGCTTTGCTCGAGGGCTACCAGCGCTTCCTGGAGGGGTTGGAAGAGGAGCTGGAGGCCCGCTTTTGCGCGGCCTTTGGTGGCCGGCCAGGGCAGGTGCGCCGGTGA
- the cimA gene encoding citramalate synthase produces the protein MIEILDTTLRDGTQGEAVSLSVDDKVAIARRLAAFGIPLIEGGWPGSNPKDAEFFARMKGVDLGGSRLVAFGSTRRKGMRPEDDPSVTALLEAETPVVTVVAKSWDFHVTEALEVSLEENLRMIEETYRYLVGRGRRVIHDAEHFFDGYKANPAYAMATLEAAVRGGADTLCLCDTNGGSLPEEVHEITRRVREAFPQVVIGIHPHNDAELAVANALAAVRAGATHVQGTINGYGERCGNLNLTSAIPNLMLKCGLPLVGLDREKLRELRELSHFVDERANLTPNLRAPYVGDAAFAHKGGIHVSAVLKDPRTYEHVPPEAVGNTRRILVSDLSGRSNLLAKLAEAGVEVPKEMTGVLLKEVKQLEHAGYAFEGAEASFFLLAHRLKGGQMPFSLEGFTVFVHVNDADPETPTWAEATVRVRVGETLQHTAAESQYGPVSALDKAFRKAIEPFYPEIAEIELSDYKVRILSGQEAGTASGVRVMIEMHRGKERWSTVGASKNNLEASLKALADGYAYPLVKNQPVFR, from the coding sequence ATGATCGAAATCCTCGATACCACCCTGCGCGATGGCACCCAGGGCGAGGCCGTAAGCCTCTCCGTAGACGACAAAGTGGCCATTGCCAGGCGTCTGGCGGCCTTTGGTATCCCCCTCATCGAGGGGGGCTGGCCCGGTTCCAACCCTAAAGACGCCGAGTTCTTCGCCCGGATGAAGGGGGTGGACCTGGGGGGAAGCCGGCTTGTGGCCTTTGGCTCCACCCGGCGCAAGGGGATGCGTCCTGAGGACGACCCTTCGGTGACGGCCTTGCTGGAGGCGGAGACCCCAGTGGTCACGGTGGTGGCCAAAAGCTGGGACTTCCATGTGACCGAGGCGCTCGAGGTCTCCCTGGAAGAGAACCTCCGCATGATTGAGGAGACCTACCGCTATCTGGTAGGGCGGGGCCGGCGGGTGATCCACGACGCCGAGCACTTCTTCGACGGTTACAAGGCCAACCCTGCCTACGCCATGGCGACGCTGGAGGCCGCGGTGCGCGGGGGGGCCGATACGCTCTGCCTTTGCGATACCAACGGGGGAAGCCTGCCCGAAGAGGTCCACGAGATTACCCGGAGGGTACGGGAGGCCTTCCCGCAGGTGGTGATCGGCATCCATCCCCACAACGATGCGGAGCTTGCGGTGGCCAACGCCCTGGCTGCGGTGCGTGCTGGGGCCACCCATGTGCAGGGCACCATCAACGGCTACGGGGAGCGCTGCGGCAACCTGAACCTCACCAGCGCCATCCCCAACCTGATGCTGAAGTGCGGCCTGCCGCTGGTGGGGCTGGACCGGGAAAAGCTCAGGGAGCTGCGGGAGCTCTCGCACTTTGTGGATGAGCGGGCCAACCTGACCCCCAATCTGCGGGCCCCCTACGTGGGCGACGCGGCCTTTGCCCACAAAGGGGGCATCCACGTCTCGGCGGTGCTCAAGGACCCCCGCACCTATGAGCACGTGCCGCCCGAGGCGGTGGGGAACACCCGGCGCATTCTGGTCTCCGACCTCTCGGGGCGCAGCAACCTGCTGGCCAAGCTGGCCGAGGCCGGGGTAGAGGTGCCCAAGGAGATGACCGGCGTCCTTTTGAAGGAGGTCAAGCAGCTCGAGCACGCCGGCTACGCCTTTGAGGGGGCTGAGGCCAGCTTCTTCCTGCTGGCCCATCGCCTCAAGGGGGGGCAGATGCCCTTCAGCCTCGAGGGCTTCACGGTCTTCGTGCACGTGAACGACGCCGACCCCGAGACCCCCACCTGGGCCGAGGCCACGGTGCGGGTGCGGGTGGGCGAGACCTTGCAGCACACCGCCGCCGAAAGCCAGTATGGCCCGGTCTCGGCCCTGGACAAGGCCTTCCGCAAGGCCATAGAGCCCTTCTACCCCGAGATTGCCGAGATTGAGCTTTCGGACTACAAGGTGCGCATCCTCTCGGGCCAGGAGGCGGGCACCGCCTCGGGGGTGCGGGTGATGATCGAGATGCACCGGGGAAAGGAGCGCTGGAGCACGGTGGGGGCCAGCAAGAACAATCTGGAGGCCTCGCTCAAGGCCCTTGCCGACGGCTACGCTTATCCGCTGGTGAAGAACCAGCCGGTGTTTCGCTAG
- the ilvN gene encoding acetolactate synthase small subunit — protein sequence MRHLVSVLVQDRPGVLQRIAGLLARRGFNIESLAVGRTHLEGLSRISLVVSGDDAVLEQVEKQLNRLIEVIKVTDHDEPHVERELALVKVSIAGLEERMEVKDIAEAFRARIVDVAKRSIIFELTGDTTKVNNFIEALRPYGLLEVMRTGAVGMSRGEQVLRVREKKAV from the coding sequence ATGCGACACCTGGTATCGGTTCTGGTGCAAGACCGCCCCGGCGTGCTGCAGCGGATTGCGGGCCTGCTGGCCCGGCGGGGCTTCAACATCGAGTCGCTGGCCGTGGGGCGCACCCATCTGGAGGGGCTTTCCCGCATCTCGCTGGTGGTCTCGGGGGACGATGCGGTCCTGGAGCAGGTGGAGAAGCAGCTCAACCGCCTCATCGAGGTCATCAAGGTCACCGACCATGACGAGCCCCATGTGGAGCGGGAGCTGGCCCTGGTCAAGGTAAGCATCGCTGGGCTGGAGGAGCGCATGGAGGTCAAGGACATCGCCGAGGCTTTCCGGGCGCGCATTGTGGACGTGGCCAAGCGCTCCATCATCTTCGAGCTCACCGGCGACACCACCAAGGTCAACAACTTCATCGAGGCCCTGCGGCCCTATGGGCTGCTGGAGGTCATGCGCACGGGCGCGGTAGGGATGTCCCGCGGCGAACAGGTGCTTAGGGTACGGGAAAAGAAGGCGGTCTAG
- a CDS encoding type III polyketide synthase, with protein sequence MRPPRILSVTTATPPYCVTQEEVAAAVRTLFAPMEGLERLMTVFKNSGIQRRFLSAPLDWFQQERSFVEKNQRWFEVALSLCEQAGRQALAQAGVPPHRVGAVVLVTTTGIATPSLEAYLVQRLGLPAGVLRLPLWGLGCAGGAAGLARAAELARLHGKAVLLVAVELCSLTFLKGDLSKGNLVATSLFADGAAAAVLGEGEGPAVRGSFSRLLPESYEVMGWDLVEEGLKVRFSQSIPALVEGRLGPLLAEGLAEWGLSVEQVATWTLHPGGAKVLLAFKSLGVDEESLEVSRAVLAAYGNMSSPTVLFVLARQMGQNRRGPGLLLALGPGFALEGVVLEW encoded by the coding sequence ATGAGGCCCCCGCGCATCCTTTCGGTCACCACCGCCACCCCCCCTTACTGCGTGACCCAGGAGGAGGTGGCCGCGGCGGTGCGAACCCTCTTCGCCCCTATGGAGGGGCTGGAGCGGCTGATGACCGTTTTCAAGAACAGCGGCATCCAGCGGCGCTTCCTCTCCGCCCCGTTGGATTGGTTCCAGCAAGAACGCAGCTTCGTCGAGAAAAACCAGCGGTGGTTCGAGGTGGCCCTATCCCTCTGCGAGCAGGCCGGCCGCCAGGCCCTGGCCCAGGCTGGGGTGCCGCCCCACCGGGTGGGGGCGGTGGTGCTGGTGACCACCACCGGGATTGCCACCCCCAGCCTCGAGGCCTACCTGGTCCAGCGCCTGGGCCTGCCCGCCGGGGTTCTGCGCCTACCCCTCTGGGGCCTGGGCTGTGCTGGAGGGGCAGCGGGGCTGGCCCGGGCTGCCGAGCTGGCGCGGCTGCACGGAAAGGCGGTCCTGCTGGTGGCGGTGGAGCTCTGCAGCCTGACCTTTTTGAAGGGGGACCTGAGCAAGGGCAACCTGGTGGCCACCAGCCTCTTCGCCGACGGGGCCGCCGCAGCAGTGCTGGGCGAGGGGGAGGGCCCGGCGGTGCGGGGCAGCTTCAGCCGGCTCCTCCCCGAAAGCTACGAGGTGATGGGCTGGGACCTGGTGGAAGAGGGGCTAAAAGTACGCTTTTCCCAGAGCATCCCGGCTTTGGTGGAGGGCCGGCTGGGCCCCCTTCTGGCCGAGGGGCTGGCCGAATGGGGCCTCTCGGTCGAGCAGGTGGCCACCTGGACGCTGCACCCCGGCGGGGCCAAGGTACTCCTGGCCTTCAAAAGCCTAGGGGTAGATGAGGAAAGCCTGGAGGTCTCCCGCGCGGTGCTGGCGGCCTACGGCAACATGTCCAGCCCCACCGTGCTGTTCGTTTTGGCCCGGCAGATGGGGCAAAACCGGCGCGGCCCCGGCCTTCTGCTCGCCCTGGGCCCGGGCTTTGCCCTGGAAGGGGTGGTGCTCGAGTGGTAG